In Deinococcus puniceus, one genomic interval encodes:
- a CDS encoding endonuclease MutS2, translating into MSFDARALSALDFPRIRQALAERSATSLGVERAQALEPSADGGRIARELNEVEDAMFGVSLSLGGIQDIRDLHGRAIEGRVLSGSDLLTAAYSLDGAMTVKRAIGANSRGPLREVAHGLADHSELVRRVLGALDRDGQVRDDASPRLRDLRKRIEPLRSRIREKLSATLERWADVLQENIVTIRRDRYVLPVQASRVGQVQGIIVDASATGQTYFVEPATVTPLNNELARLILDEEAEVRRILTELSGLLAADPDVPLTLSTIGTLDLIAAKARLARDWRLNRPEPVTDNAYDLREARHPLIEHPVPNDIRLGDIKLLLITGPNMGGKTATLKTLGLAVLMHQCGMYVAAASAKLPVVRDVLVDIGDEQSIEASLSTFASHLKHLRFVLRHAAPDTLVLIDELGSGTDPDEGAALSQALIEQLLGQNARGIITSHLSPLKQFALETPGLRNASMGFDLATLAPTYHLQVGQPGRSYALAIARRMGLPEDVLVRAETLLGPNAGLMERMLEGLEHERADLSEQLAAAVSARRDTETELARVRQERETLEQRRNEMLAEAAQKAETLYADAIERVRTLRARAQEDVARPRVMQELRDLRTAAQKARPAPPAPREERGDPIRVGSNVDVPAYNATGQVLELRGDDLVVQLGVMKVGVKRRDVRVKQEAKVKAPRVFVGTTKSTFQNELQLRGMGVEEAVEELRTAILEAHALKESPLRVVHGKGQGVLRRLLREYLKNDKRVESFHDAETNQGGHGVTIVNVKR; encoded by the coding sequence ATGTCGTTCGATGCCCGCGCCCTGTCTGCCCTCGATTTTCCCCGTATCCGCCAAGCTTTGGCCGAACGCAGCGCCACCTCGTTGGGGGTGGAGCGGGCGCAGGCGCTAGAGCCTTCGGCGGATGGGGGCCGGATTGCCCGCGAACTGAACGAAGTCGAAGACGCCATGTTCGGCGTGAGCTTGAGCCTCGGCGGGATTCAGGACATCCGCGACCTGCACGGGCGGGCCATAGAGGGCCGGGTCTTATCGGGCAGCGACCTGCTCACGGCGGCCTATTCGCTGGACGGGGCAATGACCGTCAAGCGGGCCATCGGGGCCAATTCACGTGGGCCACTGCGGGAAGTGGCACACGGGCTGGCCGACCACAGCGAACTGGTACGGCGCGTGCTGGGCGCACTAGACCGTGACGGACAGGTGCGCGACGACGCCAGCCCCCGCCTGCGCGACCTCCGCAAACGCATAGAGCCGCTGCGGAGCCGGATTCGGGAAAAGCTCTCGGCCACGCTGGAACGCTGGGCCGACGTGTTGCAGGAAAATATCGTGACCATTCGCCGTGACCGCTACGTGCTACCCGTGCAGGCCAGCCGCGTGGGGCAGGTGCAGGGCATCATCGTGGATGCCTCGGCCACCGGGCAGACCTATTTTGTAGAACCTGCCACCGTGACGCCGCTGAACAACGAACTGGCCCGCCTGATCCTCGATGAAGAGGCTGAAGTGCGCCGGATTCTGACCGAATTGTCGGGCCTGCTGGCCGCCGATCCCGACGTGCCGCTGACGCTCTCCACCATCGGTACGCTCGACCTGATCGCCGCTAAAGCTCGGCTGGCCCGTGACTGGCGACTGAACCGCCCCGAACCCGTGACCGACAATGCCTACGACCTGCGCGAGGCCCGGCATCCCCTGATCGAACATCCTGTGCCCAACGATATTCGCCTCGGAGACATCAAGCTGCTGCTGATTACCGGGCCGAACATGGGCGGCAAGACGGCCACCCTCAAAACGCTGGGGCTGGCCGTCCTGATGCACCAGTGCGGCATGTACGTGGCAGCGGCGAGTGCCAAACTCCCCGTCGTGCGCGACGTTTTGGTAGACATTGGCGACGAACAGAGCATCGAGGCCAGCCTGTCTACCTTCGCCAGTCACCTCAAGCACCTGCGCTTCGTGCTGCGGCATGCGGCCCCCGATACGCTGGTGCTCATCGACGAGTTGGGCAGCGGCACCGACCCAGACGAGGGCGCGGCACTCTCTCAGGCGCTGATCGAGCAATTGCTGGGGCAAAATGCGCGGGGCATCATCACCTCTCACCTGTCGCCCCTCAAGCAGTTTGCGCTGGAAACGCCGGGGCTACGGAACGCCAGCATGGGCTTTGATCTGGCGACCCTCGCGCCCACCTACCACCTGCAAGTCGGGCAGCCCGGACGCAGCTACGCGCTGGCAATTGCCCGCCGCATGGGCCTGCCCGAAGACGTGCTGGTGCGGGCCGAAACCTTGCTTGGCCCCAACGCGGGCCTGATGGAACGCATGCTGGAAGGGCTGGAACACGAGCGGGCCGACCTGTCGGAGCAGTTGGCCGCCGCCGTGTCGGCTCGCCGTGACACTGAAACCGAACTGGCCCGCGTGCGGCAGGAAAGAGAAACGCTGGAGCAGCGGCGCAACGAGATGCTGGCCGAAGCCGCGCAGAAGGCCGAAACCCTGTATGCCGATGCCATAGAGCGCGTGCGAACCCTGCGTGCCCGCGCCCAGGAAGACGTGGCCCGCCCCCGCGTGATGCAGGAACTCCGCGACCTGCGTACCGCCGCCCAAAAGGCCCGCCCCGCACCGCCCGCCCCCCGCGAGGAACGCGGCGACCCGATCCGGGTGGGCAGCAACGTAGATGTGCCCGCCTACAACGCCACCGGGCAAGTGCTGGAACTGCGCGGAGACGACCTCGTGGTGCAGCTCGGCGTGATGAAGGTAGGCGTCAAGCGCCGTGACGTGCGCGTGAAGCAGGAGGCCAAAGTCAAAGCGCCCCGCGTGTTCGTAGGAACCACCAAAAGCACCTTCCAGAACGAGCTGCAATTGCGCGGCATGGGTGTTGAAGAAGCGGTGGAAGAACTCAGAACCGCGATTCTGGAGGCGCACGCCCTCAAGGAAAGTCCGCTGCGGGTGGTTCACGGCAAGGGTCAAGGCGTGTTGCGCCGCCTGCTGCGCGAGTACCTGAAAAACGACAAGCGTGTGGAATCCTTCCATGACGCCGAGACCAATCAGGGCGGGCACGGCGTGACCATTGTGAACGTAAAACGCTGA
- a CDS encoding MFS transporter, with translation MSVPESALPGAAKSVRLSLPLLGAGAAAFFTLGVIQAMYGPAFAFFQTRFDVGTAAVGWIASVHFLGSALAPPLTGVALTRFSLRRVVVFGLLILAAGVGLVAFAPLWNLALAGALVGGLGLGTVSAALNAAYASVGTRAVNLVNAVFGLGSIAAPLVVAGLAPRSLALPFLVVAALSALTLGLVRLWGVPAMQAAPAQAVAARPGVQFGLFAALIAAYVGLEAGFGAWLARHLDGVGLANSAFILSGFWAGLTLGRVITGAVGARVSPPRLVLVSAVLVAVCALAASLTPLAPFAYLLAGLALGPIFGTTLAWMTHTLPARLIPFLLVAGSAGGILMPILLGVLYSRSGPAAVPAALAVLGAVLVALVAATARLTRLRPPAVDGSKI, from the coding sequence GTGAGTGTGCCTGAATCTGCCCTGCCCGGAGCCGCCAAATCGGTGCGTTTGTCGCTGCCTCTGCTGGGTGCGGGGGCGGCGGCATTTTTTACTCTGGGCGTCATTCAGGCCATGTACGGCCCTGCCTTCGCTTTTTTTCAGACCCGGTTTGATGTCGGCACGGCGGCGGTGGGCTGGATTGCCTCCGTGCATTTTTTGGGATCGGCCCTCGCACCGCCGCTGACAGGCGTGGCCCTGACGCGCTTCAGCCTGCGCCGCGTGGTGGTGTTCGGCCTGCTGATTCTGGCCGCCGGGGTGGGCTTGGTGGCCTTTGCGCCGCTCTGGAATCTGGCTCTGGCGGGGGCGCTGGTGGGCGGATTGGGCCTCGGCACGGTCAGTGCGGCCCTGAACGCTGCTTACGCCAGCGTGGGCACCCGCGCCGTGAATCTGGTGAATGCCGTGTTCGGGCTGGGCAGTATTGCCGCGCCGTTGGTGGTGGCCGGGTTGGCTCCGCGCAGTTTGGCGCTGCCGTTCTTGGTGGTGGCCGCACTCTCGGCCCTGACACTGGGGCTGGTGCGGCTGTGGGGCGTGCCTGCCATGCAGGCGGCTCCGGCACAGGCCGTCGCGGCGCGTCCGGGGGTGCAGTTCGGGCTGTTCGCGGCCCTAATCGCGGCTTACGTAGGCCTAGAAGCAGGCTTCGGCGCGTGGCTGGCGCGGCATCTGGACGGCGTCGGGCTGGCGAATTCGGCTTTTATCCTCAGCGGATTCTGGGCGGGCCTGACGCTGGGGCGCGTCATCACGGGCGCAGTCGGAGCGCGGGTGTCTCCGCCCCGGCTGGTGCTGGTCAGTGCCGTGCTGGTGGCCGTCTGTGCGCTGGCGGCCAGTCTCACCCCGCTGGCTCCCTTCGCCTACCTGTTGGCGGGCCTCGCCCTCGGCCCTATTTTTGGCACCACCCTCGCGTGGATGACCCATACTCTGCCCGCCCGCCTGATTCCGTTCCTGCTGGTGGCGGGTTCGGCGGGCGGCATTCTGATGCCGATTTTGCTGGGCGTGCTGTACTCGCGCAGTGGCCCGGCGGCGGTGCCTGCGGCCTTGGCGGTGTTGGGCGCGGTACTCGTGGCGTTGGTGGCGGCCACGGCCCGCCTGACTCGGCTGCGGCCCCCGGCTGTGGATGGCAGCAAAATCTAG
- a CDS encoding GreA/GreB family elongation factor, whose product MTSQATKQIRLTPEGFERLQKTLLQEQNRLAEATRILQEQMETSADNEDTGLEDAKREKMNIEARIDELEDTLSRATIIAEHENEGRVELGALVTLIIDATKKEMRVQVVSAPEAAVLGGSLPRISEDSPVGKELMGRKKGDAFVVNLDNGKQMKYKVKTIEY is encoded by the coding sequence GTGACGTCACAGGCAACCAAGCAGATCAGACTGACCCCCGAGGGGTTCGAGCGCCTTCAGAAGACCCTGCTGCAAGAGCAAAACCGCCTTGCAGAAGCCACGCGAATCTTGCAAGAGCAGATGGAAACCAGCGCCGACAACGAAGACACCGGCCTGGAAGACGCCAAGCGCGAGAAGATGAACATCGAGGCGCGGATTGACGAACTTGAAGACACGCTGAGCCGCGCCACCATCATCGCAGAGCATGAAAACGAAGGCCGCGTGGAACTCGGCGCACTGGTCACGCTGATCATCGACGCCACCAAAAAAGAGATGCGCGTGCAGGTGGTCAGCGCCCCCGAAGCCGCTGTACTGGGCGGTAGCCTGCCCCGCATCAGCGAAGACAGCCCGGTAGGAAAGGAACTGATGGGCCGCAAGAAGGGCGACGCCTTCGTGGTGAATCTGGACAACGGCAAGCAGATGAAATACAAGGTGAAGACTATCGAGTACTGA
- the lysS gene encoding lysine--tRNA ligase, with product MSELSTPEPLPPRRDGLHEQTISRLNNLDALREAGFEAFPYSYPQTHHAADVLKAHPSGDVGQKWEDETYSLAGRVMQFRHMGGAAFADVQDESGTLQVYFGKKTTEEFAATKKIDLGDIIGVRGFPFVTKTGQVTLDARAWQPLVKSLHPLPSKFYGLQDEELRARRRYVDLMINPESREVYRTRSRIVRAIRHFLDDQNFMEVEGPTLQVVAGGTEAKPFKTFHNALGHEFSMRISLELYLKRLLVGGFERVYEIGRNYRNEGIDRTHNPEFTMLEAYFAYGDYEDMMKLVETMLHGLVMELRGTPVIEYQGKTVDFSLPFKRLDFVTALTEAASLDFDPLDLVKLREWSDAKHPEFRKVPDYKLLDKLGGEYVEPGLINPTFLTNMPLVISPLVKAHRERPGLAERADLYVAGFELAPIYSELNDALDQRARFEAQTARRDAGDDEAHEQDEDFLLALEYGMPPTAGMGMGIDRLTMLLTDRDSIRDVLLFPLLRPEMGGGAGQLEGAQE from the coding sequence ATGTCGGAATTGTCCACTCCTGAACCCCTTCCTCCCCGTCGCGACGGCCTGCACGAACAGACCATCAGCCGCCTGAACAACCTTGATGCCCTGCGCGAAGCGGGTTTCGAGGCCTTTCCTTACAGCTACCCGCAAACGCACCACGCCGCCGATGTGCTGAAGGCTCACCCTTCCGGCGACGTGGGCCAGAAGTGGGAGGACGAAACCTACAGCTTGGCGGGCCGTGTGATGCAGTTCCGGCACATGGGCGGGGCGGCGTTTGCCGATGTGCAGGATGAAAGCGGCACGTTGCAAGTCTATTTCGGCAAGAAAACTACAGAAGAATTTGCCGCCACCAAAAAGATCGATCTGGGCGACATTATCGGCGTGCGCGGCTTTCCCTTCGTGACCAAAACCGGGCAGGTGACGCTGGACGCCCGAGCTTGGCAACCGCTGGTGAAGAGCCTGCATCCGCTTCCCAGCAAGTTTTACGGCCTGCAAGACGAAGAACTGCGTGCCCGCCGCCGTTACGTCGACCTGATGATCAACCCGGAAAGCCGAGAAGTGTACCGCACCCGCTCGCGCATCGTGCGGGCCATCCGGCATTTTCTGGACGATCAGAACTTTATGGAAGTGGAAGGGCCGACCCTGCAAGTGGTCGCGGGCGGCACCGAGGCCAAGCCATTTAAGACCTTCCACAACGCACTCGGTCACGAGTTTTCTATGCGGATCAGCCTCGAACTGTACCTGAAGCGGCTGCTGGTCGGCGGCTTCGAGCGCGTGTATGAAATTGGGCGCAATTACCGCAACGAGGGCATAGACCGCACCCACAACCCCGAATTCACGATGTTGGAAGCCTACTTTGCTTATGGCGACTACGAAGACATGATGAAACTGGTGGAAACCATGCTTCACGGCCTCGTCATGGAGCTTCGCGGCACACCCGTCATCGAGTATCAGGGCAAAACCGTAGATTTCAGCCTGCCGTTCAAGCGCCTCGACTTCGTGACCGCACTGACCGAAGCGGCGAGCCTCGACTTCGATCCGCTGGATTTGGTGAAATTGCGCGAATGGAGCGACGCCAAGCACCCGGAATTCCGCAAAGTGCCGGATTACAAGTTGCTGGATAAATTGGGCGGCGAGTACGTGGAACCGGGCCTGATCAACCCCACGTTCCTGACCAATATGCCGCTTGTTATTAGCCCGCTGGTGAAGGCCCACCGCGAGCGCCCCGGTTTGGCCGAACGTGCCGACCTGTATGTGGCCGGGTTCGAGTTGGCCCCGATCTACTCGGAACTGAACGACGCCCTTGATCAACGCGCCCGCTTCGAGGCCCAGACCGCCCGCCGCGACGCGGGCGACGACGAAGCCCACGAGCAGGACGAGGACTTCTTGCTGGCGCTGGAATACGGCATGCCGCCGACTGCGGGCATGGGCATGGGCATAGACCGCCTGACTATGCTGCTCACAGATCGCGACTCTATCCGCGACGTGTTGCTGTTTCCGCTGCTGCGGCCAGAGATGGGGGGCGGGGCCGGGCAACTTGAGGGGGCACAGGAATAA
- a CDS encoding ROK family transcriptional regulator: MSEPVHATLDLAAIRAQHTLLLLGLLWQGERARVDIARELGLSRSAISSMVSELMAVGLVQEVGTRGSGTAGRRATLLALNDRAACLLAIDLGKSHARVDLLDLRCRTLATRQVPHDIGLGPAATCALLASLSAAVLGDAGITRAAVALAGVGVPGPVDQSTGQMVQPPNMHGWDGENVRARLEGTLGVGVQVDNDANLGALAEARFGAHRGAVDLIYVKVATGIGAGVLLGGRLHRGVRGGAGEIGHISINEQGSQQTGSSLSESHGDLESYAAARVVVALAARLRAEGVPTTLPDPATLSDLLAHANTDPLARAVWEDCGHHLGVAVSTALNLFNPEAVVIGGRLSQAGDVFLNAVQRSALSRTMRINAERTRIELSTLGSEAGVLGAGAMLLDHLFTPQGLRHLYAISAYTAAQNAAHAPAQAAAPSALTAPTASSPVPSPQAASLQVPTSAVTVPAAASRAPPEVRADAQPVSRAPPGQV; the protein is encoded by the coding sequence ATGTCTGAACCTGTTCACGCCACCCTTGACCTTGCGGCCATCCGCGCACAGCACACGTTGCTGCTGCTGGGGCTGCTGTGGCAGGGCGAGCGGGCACGGGTCGACATTGCCCGCGAACTGGGCCTGTCGCGCAGCGCGATCAGTTCTATGGTCAGCGAGCTGATGGCGGTGGGGCTGGTGCAGGAAGTGGGCACACGCGGGTCAGGAACGGCGGGGCGGCGGGCGACGCTTCTGGCCCTGAACGACCGGGCCGCCTGCCTGCTGGCCATAGACCTCGGCAAAAGCCACGCCCGCGTAGACTTGCTGGATCTGCGCTGCCGCACACTGGCCACCCGGCAAGTGCCGCACGATATCGGCCTCGGCCCTGCGGCCACCTGTGCGCTGCTGGCGAGCCTGAGTGCCGCCGTGCTGGGCGACGCCGGAATTACTCGCGCCGCTGTGGCCTTGGCGGGTGTGGGCGTGCCCGGCCCAGTAGACCAGAGTACCGGCCAGATGGTGCAGCCCCCCAATATGCACGGCTGGGACGGCGAAAATGTGCGGGCCAGACTGGAGGGCACGTTGGGTGTGGGCGTACAGGTCGACAACGACGCCAACCTGGGCGCACTGGCCGAAGCCCGTTTCGGGGCGCACCGGGGAGCCGTAGACCTGATTTACGTGAAAGTCGCCACCGGCATCGGCGCGGGCGTGCTGCTCGGTGGGCGCTTGCACCGGGGCGTGCGCGGCGGGGCGGGCGAAATCGGGCACATCAGTATCAACGAGCAGGGGTCGCAGCAGACTGGAAGCAGCCTTTCCGAAAGTCACGGTGACCTTGAAAGCTACGCCGCTGCCCGAGTGGTGGTGGCCTTGGCGGCCAGATTGCGGGCGGAGGGAGTGCCCACCACCCTGCCCGATCCTGCCACGCTGTCCGATCTGCTGGCCCACGCCAACACCGACCCATTGGCCCGCGCCGTGTGGGAAGACTGCGGGCATCATCTGGGCGTGGCGGTCAGTACCGCACTCAACCTGTTCAACCCCGAAGCGGTGGTCATCGGCGGGCGGCTGTCTCAGGCCGGAGACGTGTTCCTGAACGCCGTGCAGCGCAGCGCCCTGAGCCGCACCATGCGGATCAATGCCGAGCGCACCCGTATCGAACTCAGCACGCTGGGCAGCGAGGCGGGCGTGTTGGGGGCCGGGGCGATGCTGCTCGATCACCTGTTTACGCCGCAGGGGTTGCGCCACCTGTACGCCATTTCCGCCTATACGGCGGCCCAGAACGCGGCTCATGCTCCGGCTCAAGCCGCCGCGCCTTCGGCCCTGACTGCGCCCACTGCCAGTTCTCCAGTCCCCAGTCCTCAAGCGGCCAGTCTTCAAGTTCCCACTTCTGCGGTCACTGTTCCCGCCGCCGCGAGCCGCGCCCCGCCAGAAGTTCGGGCAGACGCGCAGCCCGTGTCCCGCGCTCCACCCGGTCAGGTCTGA
- a CDS encoding ABC transporter substrate-binding protein: MRKVSLKNALLVAAALAVTTSASAAGKLEIFSWWSGDEGPALEALVKLYKQKYPAVAVDNATVSGGAGTNAKAVLKTRMLGGTPPDSFQAHAGQELIGTWVVANRMEDLSALFKSEGWDKAFPKDLTALISSKGGIWSVPVNVHRSNVMWYNPAKLKQWGVTVPKTWPEFITTCATLKAKGVAAPLVMGENWTQQHLWENVMIGTLGAQGWQDLFSGKIKFTDARVVGAFTTFGKVMDCANKDASGLSWQQASDRIVDGTSAFNIMGDWAAGYFTTTKKLAPGTGFGWATAPGTSKVFVMLADSFGLPKGAKNRAEAVNWLKVLGSKAGQDAFNPLKGSIAARIDSDLSKYNTYSRSAATDWKNSKIVGSMAHGAVAPESFMSAFGAIIDQYAASRNSAGAAAAAQQLAVRAGFGK, from the coding sequence ATGCGTAAAGTTTCTTTGAAGAACGCCCTGCTCGTCGCCGCCGCCCTCGCCGTCACCACGTCCGCCTCTGCCGCGGGCAAACTGGAAATCTTCTCGTGGTGGTCGGGCGATGAAGGCCCCGCACTCGAAGCCCTCGTGAAGCTGTACAAGCAGAAGTACCCCGCCGTGGCCGTAGACAACGCCACCGTGTCGGGCGGCGCAGGCACCAACGCCAAAGCCGTGCTGAAGACCCGCATGCTGGGCGGCACGCCCCCCGACTCCTTTCAGGCGCACGCCGGACAAGAATTGATCGGGACTTGGGTGGTCGCCAACCGCATGGAAGACCTGAGCGCCCTGTTCAAGTCCGAGGGCTGGGACAAGGCCTTCCCCAAAGACCTGACGGCCCTGATTTCCAGCAAAGGCGGTATTTGGAGCGTGCCCGTCAACGTTCACCGCAGCAACGTGATGTGGTACAACCCCGCCAAGCTGAAGCAGTGGGGCGTGACCGTGCCCAAAACGTGGCCCGAATTCATCACCACCTGCGCCACCCTGAAGGCCAAGGGCGTAGCCGCACCGCTGGTCATGGGCGAAAACTGGACGCAGCAGCACCTCTGGGAAAACGTCATGATCGGCACGCTGGGCGCTCAGGGTTGGCAAGACCTGTTCAGCGGCAAGATCAAGTTCACCGATGCCCGCGTCGTCGGAGCCTTCACCACCTTCGGCAAGGTCATGGACTGCGCCAACAAGGACGCCAGCGGCCTGAGCTGGCAGCAGGCCAGTGACCGCATCGTCGACGGCACGAGTGCGTTCAACATCATGGGTGACTGGGCCGCCGGATACTTCACCACCACCAAGAAACTGGCCCCCGGCACGGGCTTCGGCTGGGCCACCGCCCCCGGAACCAGCAAAGTCTTCGTGATGCTGGCCGATTCCTTCGGATTGCCCAAGGGTGCCAAGAACCGCGCCGAAGCCGTGAACTGGCTGAAAGTGCTGGGCAGCAAGGCCGGACAAGACGCCTTCAACCCCCTGAAAGGCAGCATCGCCGCCCGCATCGACAGCGATTTGAGCAAGTACAACACCTATTCCAGAAGCGCCGCCACCGACTGGAAGAACAGCAAGATCGTCGGCAGCATGGCGCACGGAGCCGTCGCCCCCGAGAGCTTCATGAGCGCCTTCGGAGCCATCATCGACCAGTACGCCGCCAGCCGCAACAGTGCTGGAGCCGCCGCCGCTGCCCAGCAGTTGGCCGTGCGGGCCGGATTCGGCAAGTAA
- a CDS encoding carbohydrate ABC transporter permease encodes MKGLTKDRLWAIAVLTPSLILLAIFVYGFIGRTVYVSFTDWGNDPAQALALEPIIRWVGLANYQELFSGFLQGRFRQEMVSTVFFTVFFILGCLGLGLGLALALDRNPKGEALWRTIFLFPMSLSFIVTGTIWRWMLQPQGGVNQFPTAVGAPASTFGWLSSTDSIWKFDWNLLPIITAVVVAIVMGVVAYRAYASGQRTRMLVAAASAAVLLLWAIFIAPNLKMLPAPELHGFNLALIGIIIAAVWQMSGYTMALYLAGLRGIPEELREAARVDGANEIDMYRRVVFPLLSPITLSAMIILGHISLKIFDLVYAMAGPDNTFTSVPALNMYLTSFRQNQFALGAAIGTILLILVAFIIVPYLSSQFRTEESH; translated from the coding sequence TTGAAAGGCCTGACCAAAGACCGCCTCTGGGCCATCGCCGTCCTGACCCCCAGTCTTATCCTGCTGGCCATTTTCGTCTACGGGTTTATCGGGCGTACCGTGTACGTCAGTTTCACCGACTGGGGCAACGATCCGGCGCAAGCGCTGGCCCTCGAACCCATCATTCGTTGGGTGGGCCTCGCCAACTATCAGGAATTATTCTCCGGATTCCTGCAAGGCCGCTTCCGCCAAGAGATGGTCAGCACGGTCTTCTTCACCGTGTTTTTCATTCTGGGCTGCTTGGGCCTCGGCCTCGGCCTGGCGCTGGCACTAGACCGCAATCCTAAGGGTGAGGCGCTGTGGCGCACCATTTTCCTGTTCCCTATGAGCCTCAGCTTTATCGTGACGGGCACCATTTGGCGCTGGATGCTGCAACCGCAGGGCGGCGTGAACCAATTCCCGACGGCGGTGGGCGCACCCGCCAGCACCTTCGGGTGGCTCAGCTCCACCGATTCCATCTGGAAATTCGACTGGAATCTGCTGCCGATCATCACGGCTGTCGTGGTGGCGATTGTGATGGGCGTTGTGGCTTACCGCGCCTATGCCAGCGGCCAGCGCACCCGGATGTTGGTGGCTGCGGCCAGCGCCGCCGTGCTGCTGCTGTGGGCCATCTTCATCGCGCCCAACCTCAAGATGCTGCCCGCCCCCGAACTGCACGGCTTCAACCTCGCCCTGATCGGCATCATTATCGCGGCGGTGTGGCAAATGAGCGGCTACACGATGGCGCTATATTTGGCCGGACTACGCGGCATTCCCGAAGAACTGCGTGAGGCCGCCCGCGTGGACGGCGCGAACGAAATAGATATGTACCGCCGCGTCGTGTTTCCGCTGCTGTCGCCCATTACCCTCAGCGCCATGATCATTCTGGGCCACATCAGCCTCAAGATTTTTGACCTCGTGTACGCGATGGCTGGCCCCGACAACACCTTCACCAGTGTTCCTGCGCTGAACATGTACCTCACCAGCTTCCGCCAAAACCAGTTTGCGCTGGGTGCGGCCATCGGCACCATCTTGCTGATCTTGGTGGCCTTCATCATCGTGCCGTACTTGTCTTCCCAATTCCGCACCGAGGAAAGCCACTGA
- a CDS encoding carbohydrate ABC transporter permease, protein MTTTIPSAATAKPPATAPRKSIGRPGLYIVLVVAALFFLLPIYLLFATALKSPDAINLATTWRWPAALNWASFSEAWAKIGGNLGNSLFLAVVATLLAAMLGSLNGYALAKWKFRGANTVFALMLFGMFIPYQAVLIPLFQFIKALGLYGTIWGLILAHVVYGLPITTLIFRNFYADVPDALVEAATIDGAGFWQIYRRVIFPISIPGFVVVIIWEFTQVWNEFLFAATLTNTDAQPVTYALSQLSGGQAVSWNLPMAGAILAALPTLLVYILLGRYFVRGLLAGSVKG, encoded by the coding sequence ATGACCACCACCATTCCCTCGGCGGCCACCGCCAAACCGCCCGCTACCGCGCCCCGCAAAAGCATCGGGCGTCCGGGTCTGTACATCGTCCTTGTCGTGGCCGCGCTGTTTTTCCTGCTGCCCATTTATCTGCTGTTCGCCACCGCCCTCAAGTCGCCCGACGCCATTAATCTGGCGACCACTTGGCGCTGGCCCGCCGCCCTCAACTGGGCCAGTTTCTCCGAGGCGTGGGCCAAAATCGGCGGCAACCTCGGCAACAGCCTGTTCTTGGCCGTCGTCGCCACGCTGCTGGCCGCCATGCTGGGCAGCCTCAACGGGTACGCCCTCGCCAAATGGAAATTCCGGGGCGCGAATACCGTCTTCGCCCTGATGCTGTTCGGCATGTTCATTCCGTATCAGGCCGTGTTGATTCCGCTGTTCCAGTTCATCAAGGCGCTGGGGCTGTACGGCACAATCTGGGGCCTGATTTTGGCCCATGTGGTATACGGCCTGCCCATCACCACCCTCATCTTCCGCAACTTTTACGCCGATGTCCCCGACGCCCTCGTCGAAGCCGCCACCATCGACGGCGCGGGCTTCTGGCAAATCTACCGACGCGTCATTTTCCCGATCAGCATTCCGGGCTTCGTGGTGGTCATCATCTGGGAATTCACGCAGGTCTGGAACGAATTCCTGTTTGCCGCCACGCTCACCAACACCGACGCCCAACCCGTCACCTACGCCCTGTCCCAGTTGTCGGGCGGGCAAGCGGTGTCGTGGAATCTGCCGATGGCAGGCGCGATTCTGGCCGCGTTGCCCACCCTGCTGGTGTACATCCTGCTGGGCCGTTACTTCGTGCGCGGTCTGCTGGCCGGAAGTGTGAAGGGCTGA